One window of the Dendropsophus ebraccatus isolate aDenEbr1 chromosome 12, aDenEbr1.pat, whole genome shotgun sequence genome contains the following:
- the THY1 gene encoding thy-1 membrane glycoprotein, translating to MNYLLPMMIIAAVLQACCAQKITRFTACLMGRGPTLRLDCRYMNITNNPLRYEFKLKRKKEPETILSTINLNHFNDKYHNRASVYTERGLVQLHIERYNASDLGQYSCTVNIPEDLTINQTVAINVSKEKLGRCAGVSIFAFNTSWPLISLLFLPLLQAGEFF from the exons ATGAATTACTTACTGCCAATGATGATAATAGCTGCTG TATTGCAGGCATGCTGTGCACAGAAAATCACAAGATTCACAGCCTGCCTGATGGGGCGTGGTCCAACACTTCGTTTAGACTGCCGTTATATGAACATAACCAACAATCCACTGCGCTATGAATTCAAACTGAAACGTAAAAAGGAACCTGAGACTATCCTCAGTACCATAAATCTGAATCACTTCAATGACAAATATCATAACAGAGCCAGTGTGTATACAGAACGTGGCCTAGTCCAGCTGCACATTGAGCGGTACAACGCCTCCGATTTAGGCCAGTATTCTTGCACTGTAAACATTCCGGAAGACCTCACCATCAACCAAACAGTAGCTATCAACGTTAGTAAAG AGAAGCTGGGGAGATGTGCTGGAGTCAGTATCTTCGCCTTTAATACATCATGGCCTCTTATCTCGCTCCTCTTCCTACCCTTACTCCAAGCTGGTGAATTCTTCTAA